One Syntrophales bacterium genomic region harbors:
- the mtgA gene encoding monofunctional biosynthetic peptidoglycan transglycosylase, with translation MIKKSFVITAFLLILVLFGNIGLYLVYPDVSKLKKWRPKKTAFMEYQEKEWLKQGKKKKIKYKWAPLSKISPYLIKAVIIAEDDKFWSHEGFDFEAMQKAIEKDIKKKRFKAGGSTISQQLAKNLYLSPAKNPVRKLKEAILTWRIERTLSKKRIIELYLNVAEWGDGLFGIETAARHYLGKGAASLTALEAAELASVLPNPRRYKPTGLSGYVRSRSARIYKIMVKRGIVIPEYEEVMDELDKEAVEDQEDLNEQQESGSQEDVGGISNAVDRGRMGGQADNPQTAPDETHVTIP, from the coding sequence GTGATTAAAAAATCGTTTGTCATTACCGCGTTCCTTCTCATCCTGGTCCTCTTCGGGAATATCGGCCTGTATCTTGTTTATCCCGATGTGTCAAAATTGAAGAAATGGCGCCCGAAGAAGACCGCCTTCATGGAATATCAGGAAAAAGAGTGGCTGAAACAGGGGAAGAAGAAAAAGATAAAATATAAATGGGCGCCTCTGTCGAAGATATCTCCTTATCTAATCAAGGCGGTAATTATCGCGGAGGATGATAAGTTCTGGTCGCATGAGGGTTTTGACTTCGAGGCCATGCAAAAGGCCATAGAAAAAGATATTAAAAAGAAGAGGTTCAAGGCCGGGGGGAGTACCATAAGCCAGCAACTGGCAAAGAATCTTTACCTGTCTCCGGCAAAGAATCCTGTACGTAAATTGAAGGAAGCCATCCTCACATGGAGGATCGAGAGAACCCTTTCCAAGAAAAGGATCATCGAACTCTACCTGAACGTGGCGGAATGGGGAGATGGCCTGTTTGGTATCGAGACAGCCGCCCGTCATTATCTTGGGAAAGGCGCTGCATCACTTACCGCTCTCGAGGCCGCAGAGCTTGCCTCCGTGCTTCCCAATCCGAGACGGTATAAGCCCACCGGGCTGTCAGGATATGTAAGGAGCCGTTCGGCAAGGATCTATAAGATCATGGTAAAAAGAGGCATCGTGATCCCGGAGTATGAAGAAGTGATGGATGAACTCGATAAGGAAGCAGTAGAGGATCAAGAAGACCTCAATGAACAGCAAGAATCAGGCAGTCAGGAGGATGTTGGTGGTATATCTAATGCGGTTGACAGGGGGCGCATGGGTGGACAAGCAGATAATCCACAGACGGCCCCTGATGAAACGCACGTAACGATTCCATAA
- a CDS encoding Coenzyme F420 hydrogenase/dehydrogenase, beta subunit C-terminal domain has translation MEDRRMGQRELQQGVIDTHLCTGCGACVGLCPYQTLYNDGIILLHPCDIKVGRCYMFCPRTPTEIPTIRKSLYEERDLTPEIGAVKGFYITRATDEQVRKGAQHGGTVTTLMMLALQEGIIDTAVIAEGEENFLHQGIAVNDPSEVKRRGKSKFIISPTVAEFNRVAKGKAEKIGVVATPCQVLALAKMRLKPIPTDDSNIGKLKLVVGLFCGWALSWRGFVDLLRKKTDLDAIIGMDIPPRKHTLEVYTKGGTIEFSIEEVNSCIRGACHYCFDTTAEFSDISVGSARLPGGWEETRTWNQVIVRTQRGDDLVQLARARGLLEFREAPRGSLDELKRAAMEKKRTALKNIVGKSGSSHDLVYLDRCDPVVRMLQG, from the coding sequence ATGGAAGACAGGAGGATGGGGCAAAGGGAACTTCAGCAGGGGGTTATAGATACGCATCTGTGCACAGGTTGCGGTGCCTGTGTCGGTCTTTGCCCCTACCAGACATTGTACAATGACGGGATAATTCTTCTCCATCCGTGTGACATCAAGGTTGGTCGGTGCTATATGTTTTGCCCGCGGACTCCCACGGAGATCCCGACCATCCGGAAGAGTTTATACGAGGAAAGAGACTTGACGCCGGAGATAGGCGCCGTTAAGGGGTTCTACATTACGAGGGCAACGGATGAGCAGGTACGGAAAGGCGCTCAGCACGGGGGCACTGTTACCACACTCATGATGCTGGCCCTTCAGGAAGGCATTATTGACACTGCCGTCATCGCTGAAGGTGAGGAGAATTTCCTCCACCAGGGTATTGCGGTTAATGACCCCTCGGAAGTGAAGAGGCGGGGAAAGAGTAAGTTCATTATATCCCCGACGGTTGCGGAATTCAACAGGGTGGCAAAAGGCAAAGCGGAGAAGATTGGGGTCGTGGCGACACCCTGCCAGGTCCTGGCCCTGGCCAAGATGCGCCTCAAACCTATTCCCACAGATGATAGTAACATTGGTAAGTTGAAGCTCGTTGTTGGTCTGTTTTGTGGCTGGGCACTTTCCTGGCGCGGATTCGTGGATCTGTTACGGAAAAAAACAGACCTGGATGCCATCATCGGCATGGATATCCCGCCACGGAAACACACCTTAGAAGTATATACAAAGGGGGGGACAATCGAATTCTCCATCGAGGAGGTCAACTCCTGTATCAGAGGGGCGTGTCACTATTGCTTTGACACAACAGCCGAATTCAGTGACATCTCTGTGGGCTCTGCCCGGCTGCCTGGAGGGTGGGAAGAGACGAGAACCTGGAATCAGGTCATCGTGAGGACGCAGCGCGGGGATGATCTTGTGCAACTGGCCCGCGCCAGGGGTTTGCTTGAATTCCGTGAGGCGCCCAGAGGAAGCTTAGATGAATTGAAAAGGGCCGCCATGGAAAAGAAGAGGACAGCTCTAAAAAACATAGTTGGCAAGAGCGGCAGTTCCCATGACCTCGTGTATCTGGATCGCTGTGACCCGGTGGTGCGTATGCTCCAGGGCTGA
- a CDS encoding NlpC/P60 family protein, which produces MMKRRIFLWMGLIVLFLSFGIYQEGLAKELYRVKRGDTLSKISKKLGVNTQALKEANNLKSDALRPNQILTIPEQAKRKKIAKCRTLPSIKTESYLVEKGDTLFSIAKKTGLSVKEIKRTNHLRTHHLKIGQMLVLSKPVIRMEGATKNAINDTREIAASEGEIEDDGEDVGEDDGREVGKDEEANTELLGKWSDFNERELFVRVVKGFLGAPYRFGGSSIRGIDCSAFVRKIYQFFGINLPRTAREQSYVGKRVPRNELEEGDLVFFNTRRPVGHVGIYIGNNKFIHASFRNREVRVDSLESPYFDKRFIRAVRVKGLDGEGEV; this is translated from the coding sequence ATGATGAAACGGCGGATTTTCCTATGGATGGGACTGATTGTCCTGTTCTTGTCGTTTGGAATTTACCAGGAGGGACTTGCAAAGGAACTCTATAGAGTCAAGCGTGGCGATACCCTTTCCAAAATTTCAAAGAAATTGGGTGTAAACACGCAGGCTTTAAAAGAAGCCAATAACCTCAAAAGCGATGCCCTCAGACCCAATCAAATTCTCACCATCCCTGAACAAGCAAAGAGAAAGAAAATAGCAAAATGCAGGACGTTGCCTTCCATCAAAACGGAATCTTATCTTGTGGAAAAAGGGGATACCCTTTTTAGCATTGCAAAAAAGACCGGTCTTTCAGTGAAAGAGATCAAAAGAACGAACCACCTCCGTACCCATCACTTAAAGATCGGACAGATGCTCGTCCTATCAAAGCCCGTAATCAGAATGGAAGGGGCGACAAAAAATGCTATCAATGATACAAGAGAAATAGCAGCATCGGAAGGTGAAATTGAAGATGACGGTGAGGATGTCGGGGAAGATGACGGGAGAGAAGTGGGAAAAGACGAAGAGGCTAACACGGAACTCCTCGGTAAATGGAGTGACTTCAATGAACGAGAATTATTTGTGAGGGTGGTAAAAGGTTTCCTCGGCGCACCTTATCGTTTTGGTGGTTCCTCGATTAGAGGCATTGATTGTTCCGCATTCGTAAGAAAGATATATCAGTTTTTTGGTATCAACCTCCCCAGGACGGCCCGTGAACAGTCCTACGTGGGTAAGCGCGTGCCGAGAAATGAACTGGAGGAAGGTGATCTGGTCTTCTTCAATACCCGGCGGCCGGTTGGCCATGTGGGGATCTATATTGGAAACAATAAATTTATCCATGCGTCTTTTCGGAACAGAGAGGTAAGAGTAGATAGCCTGGAATCGCCTTACTTTGATAAGCGTTTTATCAGGGCTGTACGGGTAAAAGGACTGGATGGTGAGGGTGAGGTTTAG